CTTTAGCCGCTTCATTTCCGTTGATTATTGGCGGGTTTGAGCCGGAAAATTTGCTCAACATCCGATATAGTTTTTTGCTCGCGGCTGGGTTTTTCTTCTTTTTCTCGATTCCGCTTTTTCTTGCGTTGCGCGATAAAAAACCCGCGCGCGCCGAACATATTTCGTTCTTGAAAGCTGGTTTTCGTGAAGTTCGTGCGACGCTTTCAAACATCCGAAACTACCCCAACTTGGTTCGTTTCTTGACGGCGTTCTTCTTCTACAACGACGGCATTTTGACAATCATCGCTTTCGCCTCGATTTATGCCGCCAACACGCTCAATTTTTCATTTCAAGAACTGGTTATTTTCTTCATCACCGTGCAAACCACCGCCATTTTAGGCTCGGTGATTTTTGGCGTGATTACCGACAAAATCGGTGCAAAACGCACCATTGTAATTACGCTGCTCATTTGGATTTTTGTGATTTTGCTCGCGTACTTTACCGACACAAAAGAGATGTTTTACATAGTGGGACTGTTTGCAGGCATTTCAATGGGCGCGTCGCAGTCCGCTTCGCGCAGCTTGATGGCGCGGCTCACGCCGGCAGAGCATTCAGCCGAGTTTTTCGGCTTTTATGACGGTTCGTTCGGCAAAGCATCGGCTATTGTGGGGCCTTGGATTTTTGGGCTTATTTCCACGCTTGCAGGCAGCCAGCGCATCGCGATTCTTTCGTTGCTCCTTTTCTTCACCGTCGGCCTTTGGCTGATTTTAAAAGTTCGTACAGAAAAATGATGCGGCATCTCACAGAAACACATCGCAACATGCGTTTGAGAGAACGTTTCAAAACCTAACGCTCAAAAAAGCACACGAACGTTACTTGACGTTCTTCCGTTTTTTAAAATGGAAATATTCTAATCATATTTTTCTTATCTCTTTTTTAAAATAGCGGTTAGCTGCATCAATCCTACAATTGATGCGAACACTCCCGCCGCCTGAATCGAATATTTTCATCCTTTTACAAAGCAAAACCCCATCACAACAGAAGGGCTGAGACAAGCTGTTTTTGAATTTTTTTTTGCAAGAATGTATTAAAAAGGCACGCAAAACAAGATTCTCGTGCTAAATTAACTTTTTTAACTCTGGTTTAGTGCTTGTTGAGACAATGACCGAAGAACTTAAAACTGATATTTTGGTAATCGGCAGCGGAATCGCCGGACTTTATTTTGCATTGAAAGCAGCGGAGCTTGGCGAGGTTATCCTCATCACGAAAAAAGAACGCTCTGATTCGAATACAAACTGGGCACAAGGCGGAATTGCCGCTGTTTTGGATGAAAATGACACATTTGACGCTCACATCGCCGATACGCTGAACGCGGGCGTTGGGCTTTGCAATCAGGAAGCCGTTGAAGTGATGGTGAAAGAAGGCCCCGCACATATTTCAAAGTTGATTGAAATTGGTACGAACTTCACCAAAAAATCGGGAAAGCTCGACTTAGGACGCGAAGGCGGGCATTCCTACAACCGAATCGTACACGCTGCAGATTTAACCGGCCACGAAGTGGAACAAACCTTGCTTTCGAAAGTGGCTGAATCCCCCAACATTCAATTGCTTGAACATCATTTTGGAATTGAACTGATTACCGAGCATCATCTCAAATGCAAAACCAACGATATTACTTGCTACGGGGTCTATGCGCTGGATTCAAAATCAAGGAAAATCAAAAAGATTTTGGCTAAAGCCACCATGCTCGCTACCGGCGGACTTGGCCAAGTGTATCAACACACTACGAACCCAAGCATCGCAACAGGCGACGGTATCGCCATGTCGTATCGTGCCGGCGCAGAAATTCACAACATGGAGTTCATCCAATTTCACCCAACCACGCTTTTTCATCCAAATGCCGATTCGTTTTTGATAAGTGAAGCGGTTCGCGGTTTTGGCGGTGTGCTGCGT
Above is a window of Chloroherpeton thalassium ATCC 35110 DNA encoding:
- a CDS encoding MFS transporter, which produces MPLSSETAEPVPLQNEEPYSKRNIFAWTLFDFANTSFSVMIVTFVYPLYFKNIICAGHAIGDALWGTNVSISMLIGAVVAPVLGAASDYSGRRKRFLLAFTLISILCTSLMFFTSADMILIGSVLFILANVGFEGGLVFYDAYLPEITSKRSYGRVSGYGFAMGYLGALVTLAASFPLIIGGFEPENLLNIRYSFLLAAGFFFFFSIPLFLALRDKKPARAEHISFLKAGFREVRATLSNIRNYPNLVRFLTAFFFYNDGILTIIAFASIYAANTLNFSFQELVIFFITVQTTAILGSVIFGVITDKIGAKRTIVITLLIWIFVILLAYFTDTKEMFYIVGLFAGISMGASQSASRSLMARLTPAEHSAEFFGFYDGSFGKASAIVGPWIFGLISTLAGSQRIAILSLLLFFTVGLWLILKVRTEK